A stretch of Prunus dulcis chromosome 6, ALMONDv2, whole genome shotgun sequence DNA encodes these proteins:
- the LOC117629739 gene encoding asparagine synthetase [glutamine-hydrolyzing], with protein sequence MCGILAVLGCSDDSQAKRVRVLELSRRLKHRGPDWSGLYQHGDCFLAHQRLAIIDPASGDQPLYNEDKSIVVTVNGEIYNHEELRKRLPNHKFRTGSDCDVIAHLYEEYGENFVDMLDGMFSFVLLDTRDNSFIVARDAIGITSLYIGWSLDGSVWIASELKGLNDDCEHFESFPPGHLYSSKEGALKRWYNPTWFSEAIPSAPYDPLALRSAFETAVIKRLMTDVPFGVLLSGGLDSSLVASITARHLAGTKAAKQWGAQLHSFCVGLEGSPDLKAAKEVADYLGTVHHEFHFTVQDGIDAIEDVIYHIETYDVTTIRASTPMFLMSRKIKSLGVKMVISGEGSDEIFGGYLYFHKAPNKEEFHRETCRKIKALHQYDCLRANKSTSAWGLEARVPFLDKDFINVAMAIDPEFKLIKKDQGRIEKWVLRKAFDDEEHPYLPKHILYRQKEQFSDGVGYSWIDGLKSHAALHVTDKMMLNAARIFPHNTPNTKEAYYYRMIFERFFPQNSARNTVPGGPSVACSTATAVAWDAEWSKNLDPSGRAIFEVHQQAYDKQAAPVTSSIVPPEIIDNVPQMKVSTPGVAILS encoded by the exons ATGTGTGGAATTCTTGCTGTTCTTGGTTGCTCTGATGACTCTCAGGCCAAGAGGGTCCGAGTCCTTGAGCTTTCTCGCAG ATTGAAGCATCGTGGCCCTGATTGGAGTGGTCTTTACCAGCATGGAGATTGTTTCTTGGCTCATCAGAGGCTGGCCATCATTGACCCTGCTTCTGGGGATCAACCTCTGTACAATGAAGACAAGTCAATTGTTGTGACG GTGAATGGAGAGATTTACAACCATGAAGAGTTGAGGAAGCGTCTGCCGAATCACAAGTTCAGAACTGGCAGTGATTGTGATGTCATTGCTCATCTG TATGAAGAGTATGGGGAGAATTTTGTGGATATGCTGGATggaatgttttcttttgtgctACTGGATACCCGCGACAACAGCTTCATCGTTGCTCGCGATGCGATTGGGATCACTTCCCTCTACATCGGGTGGAGTCTTGATG GCTCAGTTTGGATAGCATCAGAACTGAAAGGATTGAATGATGATTGTGAGCACTTTGAGAGCTTCCCGCCCGGTCATCTATACTCGAGCAAAGAAGGTGCACTCAAGAGATGGTACAATCCTACTTGGTTCTCAGAGGCCATTCCATCTGCGCCATATGATCCGCTTGCTCTCAGAAGTGCCTTTGAAACT GCTGTGATCAAAAGGCTAATGACTGATGTGCCCTTTGGAGTTCTTCTCTCTGGAGGCCTAGATTCATCTTTGGTCGCCTCTATCACGGCTCGCCACTTGGCAGGCACGAAGGCGGCCAAGCAATGGGGAGCACAGCTCCATTCGTTCTGTGTTGGACTAGAG GGTTCGCCTGATTTGAAGGCTGCAAAAGAAGTTGCAGACTATTTGGGAACCGTTCACCACGAGTTTCATTTTACTGTTCAG GACGGTATTGATGCAATAGAGGATGTTATTTACCACATTGAAACTTATGATGTTACGACTATTCGAGCTAGCACCCCTATGTTTCTAATGTCCCGTAAGATTAAGTCTTTGGGGGTTAAGATGGTGATTTCTGGTGAGGGATCCGATGAGATTTTTGGTGGATACTTGTACTTCCACAAGGCACCCAACAAGGAAGAGTTTCACCGCGAAACTTGCAGAAAG ATTAAGGCACTGCACCAGTATGATTGCCTCAGGGCAAACAAATCAACATCTGCTTGGGGATTAGAAGCTCGTGTCCCTTTCCTGGACAAAGACTTCATCAACGTTGCAATGGCTATTGATCCTGAGTTTAAACTG ATCAAAAAGGACCAAGGAAGAATTGAGAAATGGGTCCTCCGGAAGGCCTTTGATGATGAGGAGCATCCTTATCTGCCAAAG CACATTCTGTACAGGCAGAAAGAACAGTTCAGTGATGGTGTCGGCTATAGTTGGATTGATGGCCTGAAATCCCATGCTGCTCTCCAT GTGACTGATAAGATGATGCTGAATGCTGCACGCATCTTCCCGCACAACACTCCCAATACAAAAGAAGCCTACTACTACCGAATGATTTTCGAGAGGTTCTTCCCACAG AACTCAGCCCGGAACACAGTACCTGGAGGACCAAGTGTGGCCTGCAGCACAGCCACAGCTGTGGCATGGGATGCTGAATGGTCCAAAAATCTTGACCCATCTGGTAGGGCTATATTTGAAGTGCATCAACAAGCTTATGACAAGCAGGCTGCACCTGTGACTAGCAGCATTGTGCCTCCGGAGATCATCGACAATGTACCTCAGATGAAAGTGAGCACTCCCGGGGTCGCGATTCTCAGCTAA